The following are from one region of the Elgaria multicarinata webbii isolate HBS135686 ecotype San Diego chromosome 13, rElgMul1.1.pri, whole genome shotgun sequence genome:
- the LOC134408099 gene encoding lens fiber membrane intrinsic protein-like: MYSFMGGGLFCASVGNILLVVSTVTDYWMQYRVAGTFAHQGLWRYCFSGKCYMQMESIAYWNATRAFMIVSALSCFAGIITGILSFAQVSTFQRFNRSFAAGVLFFISTIFILLAMGIYTGVTVNILGKRFGEWRFSWSYILGWVALLMTFFAGIFYVCAYRMHECQRLSGAR; the protein is encoded by the exons ATGTACAGCTTCATGGGCGGAGGCTTGTTCTGTGCCTCCGTGGGGAACATCCTCCTGGTGGTGTCCACGGTGACCGACTACTGGATGCAGTACCGGGTTGCCGGCACCTTTGCTCACCAGGGTCTCTGGCGGTACTGCTTCTCGGGGAAGTGCTACATGCAGATGGAGAGCATTG CCTACTGGAATGCCACTCGGGCTTTCATGATCGTCTCCGCCCTCTCTTGCTTTGCGGGCATCATCACGGGTATCCTGTCCTTCGCCCAGGTCTCCACCTTCCAGCGCTTCAACAGGTCTTTTGCTGCCGGCGTCCTCTTCTTCATTTCCA CAATATTCATCCTCCTAGCAATGGGGATTTACACCGGGGTCACCGTCAATATCCTGGGCAAACGGTTTGGCGAGTGGCGCTTCTCTTGGTCCTACATCTTGGGCTGGGTCGCCCTCCTGATGACCTTCTTTGCAG GTATATTTTACGTGTGCGCTTATCGGATGCACGAGTGCCAAAGACTGTCTGGGGCCCGCTAA